A part of Paenibacillus donghaensis genomic DNA contains:
- a CDS encoding polysaccharide deacetylase family protein: protein MEQADKPEKKLTIFITIDTEDAYFTTPRLITGEGLPEQPGIGKIMDIMDHHCVKGNFFLDVYDVKYDPALLQKIARNIHLRGHEVELHTHPSGNLPFYSKPIYRYSLREQIDILEYGKKFIAEHTGSSPIAHRGGSYAINENTLYALSEIGLPIDSSVFHQHPNNNLGEIPTTNKTISYYNTIEIPVTYVKIISKTGELLKSKFDLDWLSYDELVKVIQLAKAHGLRKMTLFLHSFSFINKKTKPAAAPENPSALYRDKSSGGTVYCEIYGTDYADISSFDRLLHYMTSDPEIEVTTFKDWYARNKNEAPGEDFIPVIDRLIKS from the coding sequence ATGGAACAAGCAGACAAACCGGAGAAGAAGCTTACGATATTTATTACGATTGATACGGAAGACGCATACTTTACTACACCCAGGCTGATCACCGGAGAGGGATTGCCGGAGCAGCCGGGGATCGGAAAAATCATGGATATAATGGATCATCACTGTGTGAAAGGTAATTTCTTCCTGGATGTATACGATGTTAAGTACGATCCTGCCCTGCTCCAAAAGATTGCCCGGAACATCCATCTCAGGGGTCATGAAGTGGAACTGCATACCCATCCGTCCGGAAACCTTCCGTTTTACAGTAAGCCGATCTATCGGTATTCGTTACGGGAGCAGATTGACATTTTGGAGTATGGAAAAAAATTCATCGCCGAGCATACGGGATCGAGCCCGATTGCGCACAGAGGGGGATCTTACGCGATTAACGAAAACACGCTGTACGCTTTATCGGAGATCGGCTTACCGATCGATTCTTCAGTATTTCATCAACACCCCAATAATAATCTGGGAGAAATCCCGACCACTAATAAAACTATTTCCTATTATAACACCATCGAGATTCCGGTCACCTACGTCAAAATCATCTCGAAGACCGGAGAACTCCTGAAATCCAAATTCGATCTGGACTGGTTATCTTATGATGAACTGGTGAAAGTCATCCAACTAGCGAAAGCCCACGGGCTCAGGAAAATGACCCTCTTCTTGCACAGTTTCTCATTTATCAACAAGAAAACCAAACCCGCTGCAGCACCGGAGAATCCCTCGGCCCTGTACCGGGACAAATCTTCGGGCGGAACTGTATACTGTGAAATATACGGTACCGATTACGCGGATATTTCTTCCTTCGACAGACTGCTTCACTACATGACGAGCGATCCCGAAATTGAAGTGACCACGTTTAAAGATTGGTATGCAAGGAATAAGAATGAAGCTCCTGGTGAAGATTTTATTCCGGTCATCGACAGACTTATCAAGAGTTAA
- a CDS encoding DEAD/DEAH box helicase, whose protein sequence is MNIAVKLMRKFKDLDNQNKLKVYRDKAELIRNRNLHAWDDGQLQAESLRLQKEAKSGTPLDELLVDAYALVCEAAKRKLGLQPYEVQIMAAIALHERFLIEQHTGEGKTLSAVMPAYLNALTGKGVHVLTFNDYLAKRDAEWMGPIYRFLGLTVNSVQAGMSLFEKREAYAADITYVTAKEAGFDYLRDTIALGKADTVHRPFHYVIVDEADSLLLDEARVPLVISGDSASFGTDGFRFAEVARQLKQAEHYDFDEFQRNVYLNEAGAAKAESLLGCGNLYDSHNSHLLTSLNCALHAESLLKKDVDYIVRDGKIELIEEYTGRVAENRYLPDGLQAALTAKEGLYSIAGGKILGTITIQHFISLYPQICGMTATAHASAIDFEDIYALQVVQIPPNRPNIRIDHLHRIYTHKEAKLKALVQEISSAHRTGRPILIGTSSVEESVMLAEALAVTGVPCHVLNAKNDAEEADIIAKAGEAGAVTVSTNMAGRGVDIRLGGGDPAQAEVVAKLGGLYVIGTHVNESVRIDDQLRGRSGRQGDPGASVFYVSLEDELLLRFGIHKAIRAPRQDEALEEPGLRSKITRIQRIVMGQNFDIHQELNCYSDMVEDQRRLLYAERLRILKGEQPMSPSEQRVRLFYIDEFWAEHLAYVSYLREGIHLESLASRNPIDEFHAQITEAYEQIPSKINSASENMLERLGGSNDPAEWEKFGLKSPASTRTYIISDQYIHNKRSSWTGTTVTAYYVRKIFRLVLWPVYKLSKY, encoded by the coding sequence ATGAATATAGCCGTCAAGTTGATGCGAAAATTCAAAGACCTCGATAACCAGAATAAGCTGAAGGTCTATCGGGACAAAGCGGAGCTCATTAGGAACCGGAATTTGCATGCATGGGACGATGGGCAGCTTCAAGCGGAATCCCTCCGGTTGCAAAAAGAAGCAAAATCGGGCACGCCTTTAGATGAGCTGCTTGTCGATGCTTATGCGTTAGTCTGCGAGGCAGCGAAAAGAAAGCTCGGATTACAGCCTTACGAAGTCCAGATTATGGCTGCCATTGCTCTACATGAGAGATTTCTGATCGAGCAGCATACCGGTGAAGGAAAAACACTCTCTGCTGTTATGCCTGCATATCTAAATGCTCTGACCGGCAAAGGCGTTCATGTGCTGACTTTTAACGATTATTTGGCCAAGCGGGATGCGGAGTGGATGGGCCCGATCTATCGTTTCCTCGGGTTAACGGTAAACTCGGTTCAAGCGGGCATGAGCCTGTTCGAGAAACGGGAAGCATACGCCGCGGATATAACCTATGTTACGGCTAAAGAAGCGGGATTCGATTATTTGCGCGACACGATCGCACTGGGCAAAGCCGATACCGTACATCGTCCTTTCCACTACGTCATTGTTGACGAAGCGGATTCACTGCTTCTCGACGAAGCGCGGGTGCCGCTAGTCATCAGCGGCGATTCGGCCTCTTTCGGGACCGACGGCTTTCGTTTCGCTGAAGTGGCTCGGCAGCTCAAGCAAGCAGAGCATTACGACTTCGACGAGTTTCAGCGGAACGTTTACTTAAATGAAGCAGGCGCTGCGAAAGCGGAGTCGCTGCTAGGATGCGGCAATTTGTACGATAGCCATAACAGTCACTTGCTGACGTCATTAAATTGCGCGCTGCATGCGGAATCGTTATTAAAGAAAGACGTCGATTACATCGTCCGGGACGGCAAAATTGAGCTGATCGAAGAATATACCGGCCGCGTGGCCGAGAACCGGTATTTGCCGGACGGGCTGCAAGCCGCGCTTACGGCCAAAGAAGGGCTGTATTCCATAGCCGGCGGGAAAATTCTTGGGACGATCACCATTCAACACTTCATCAGCCTGTATCCGCAGATTTGCGGAATGACGGCTACCGCGCATGCTTCCGCGATAGACTTCGAAGATATTTATGCGCTGCAGGTCGTGCAAATCCCGCCGAACCGGCCAAACATCCGGATCGACCATCTGCACCGGATTTATACCCATAAAGAAGCCAAACTTAAGGCACTCGTACAAGAAATCTCATCCGCCCATAGGACGGGACGTCCAATTCTCATTGGTACGTCAAGCGTCGAGGAGTCTGTCATGCTGGCAGAGGCGTTAGCAGTTACCGGCGTACCTTGCCATGTTCTGAATGCGAAAAATGACGCGGAAGAAGCCGACATCATCGCCAAAGCGGGAGAAGCTGGCGCAGTAACGGTGTCTACAAATATGGCGGGACGCGGCGTTGACATCCGGCTCGGCGGCGGCGACCCCGCGCAAGCAGAGGTAGTCGCCAAGCTGGGCGGGTTATACGTAATTGGCACCCATGTGAACGAAAGCGTGCGGATCGATGACCAGTTGCGCGGGCGTTCCGGCCGCCAAGGCGACCCGGGAGCTTCCGTTTTTTATGTAAGCTTGGAGGACGAGTTGCTGCTTCGGTTCGGCATCCATAAAGCGATTCGTGCTCCCAGGCAGGATGAAGCTCTAGAAGAGCCGGGGCTCCGCAGCAAAATCACGCGTATTCAACGAATTGTTATGGGCCAAAACTTCGATATCCACCAGGAACTGAACTGTTATTCGGATATGGTGGAGGATCAGAGGCGGCTTCTATACGCGGAGCGCCTCCGAATTTTGAAAGGCGAGCAGCCGATGAGTCCTTCGGAGCAGCGGGTACGGCTTTTTTATATCGACGAGTTCTGGGCTGAACACCTTGCATACGTTTCTTACCTTCGCGAAGGCATTCACTTGGAGAGCCTTGCCAGCCGCAATCCGATTGACGAATTTCATGCGCAAATCACCGAAGCCTACGAGCAAATTCCTTCTAAAATAAATAGTGCGTCGGAAAATATGCTTGAAAGGCTCGGAGGTTCGAATGACCCGGCAGAGTGGGAAAAGTTCGGTCTGAAGAGCCCTGCTTCCACTCGGACTTATATTATCAGCGATCAATACATCCATAATAAGCGCAGCTCATGGACCGGAACAACCGTAACGGCTTATTATGTTCGCAAGATTTTTAGACTGGTATTGTGGCCGGTATACAAGCTGTCAAAATATTGA
- a CDS encoding ABC transporter permease, which translates to MSISYKRARAIFVKDYKEFSRNYAISIILIFPILFAFLFRSAGSSLPGAIGFLLNTSLVILTSLAQACLIAEEKERNTLRSLMLTPATTMDVLIGKSSLVFVMSAVVLAISTYILGYEPANIGAFVAAIILSIILYTAAGTICGLFSKTVLEASLSILPVAFIFTGAPWGAQFVEDYPVFKVLDYMPSSQLVHLLGLSNTGYTTGDVLKPLLIILAWTVVLTIVSVVLYQRRLKDE; encoded by the coding sequence ATGAGTATCTCATACAAACGTGCCCGGGCGATATTTGTGAAGGATTACAAAGAGTTTTCCCGCAATTATGCGATCTCGATTATTCTGATATTTCCCATACTCTTCGCATTTCTTTTTCGAAGTGCAGGCTCGTCTTTACCTGGAGCTATCGGTTTTCTTCTAAATACATCATTAGTGATTCTAACGAGTCTGGCACAAGCCTGCTTGATCGCGGAAGAGAAGGAGCGTAACACTTTACGGTCATTAATGCTGACTCCGGCCACGACCATGGATGTTCTCATCGGTAAAAGCAGTTTGGTCTTTGTCATGTCTGCTGTTGTTCTGGCTATTTCCACATATATATTGGGCTATGAGCCAGCTAATATAGGGGCGTTTGTGGCAGCAATTATTCTTTCGATTATTCTGTACACAGCAGCCGGGACGATCTGCGGTTTATTCTCCAAGACGGTGCTTGAAGCCTCATTATCTATACTTCCTGTGGCGTTCATATTCACCGGTGCACCCTGGGGAGCGCAATTTGTGGAGGATTATCCGGTCTTCAAAGTGCTGGATTACATGCCAAGCAGTCAGCTTGTGCATTTGCTGGGTCTAAGCAATACAGGTTATACGACAGGCGATGTATTGAAACCTCTCCTCATCATTTTGGCATGGACGGTTGTATTAACGATTGTGTCTGTTGTTTTGTATCAACGACGGTTAAAGGATGAGTAG
- a CDS encoding ABC transporter ATP-binding protein yields MDVIQVERIRKRFGNKDALADVSFSIPKGEIFGFLGPSGSGKTTLIKILTAQLNPTSGQASVFSQPAEMMQQSAQKMRFGILTDNSGLYERLSIEENLELYRKLYDLPRSAVHKVLQFVNLSGERKKKVNLLSKGMRQRVMLACAIIHEPELLFLDEPTSALDPVNSAHIYKGLRYLNEKGTTIFLTTHDMAEAELICNRVAILYQGQIQTIGSPKELKRQHRENVVCVDLINGESCELPIDEGTADQIADWMKRGLIDRLETKEPSLGDIFIKMTGSELL; encoded by the coding sequence ATGGATGTTATCCAGGTAGAACGTATCCGAAAGAGATTTGGAAATAAGGATGCGTTAGCAGATGTGTCTTTTTCAATTCCGAAAGGGGAGATTTTTGGATTCCTGGGTCCGAGTGGTTCAGGAAAAACAACACTAATCAAGATTTTAACTGCGCAGTTAAATCCGACAAGTGGACAGGCAAGTGTATTTAGCCAGCCAGCGGAGATGATGCAGCAGTCTGCCCAGAAGATGCGCTTTGGCATTTTGACGGATAACAGTGGTCTATATGAGAGATTAAGTATTGAGGAAAATCTGGAGCTGTATCGTAAGTTATATGATCTTCCCAGATCTGCGGTCCATAAGGTGCTGCAGTTTGTGAACTTAAGCGGAGAGCGCAAAAAGAAAGTCAATCTCCTATCGAAAGGGATGCGTCAGCGTGTCATGTTGGCATGCGCGATTATCCATGAGCCGGAATTATTATTTTTAGATGAACCTACTTCGGCTTTAGATCCAGTAAACTCAGCACATATTTATAAAGGCTTGCGCTACTTAAATGAGAAAGGGACAACGATTTTTTTAACTACGCATGATATGGCTGAGGCAGAATTGATATGTAACCGTGTAGCGATTTTGTATCAGGGACAAATCCAAACCATCGGCTCACCCAAGGAACTTAAGCGACAGCATCGGGAAAACGTAGTTTGTGTTGACTTAATCAATGGGGAATCTTGCGAGCTCCCGATCGATGAGGGAACGGCTGATCAAATCGCGGATTGGATGAAACGTGGGCTAATTGACCGGTTAGAAACGAAAGAGCCAAGTCTGGGTGATATCTTCATTAAAATGACAGGAAGTGAGCTGCTATGA
- a CDS encoding sulfurtransferase, protein MEATVTKRWLLARLYEPEQTIVDCRFTLGKPEAGRESYEQEHIPGAVYLDLELDLSSPVEEHGGRHPLPDPQLLAARLSKLGIGNDSRIVAYDDESGMNAARLWWLLHYLGHEQVYILEGGFSTWKAEKFPVTDHQPVRVPSSFQASVQPQMLVDVDKVRQVSANMEPSASAVGLSAVLIDSRAHERFLGLEETLDKKAGHIPGAFNFFWKETQNEDGSYKSAEELQEHFSELDKDAEIIVYCGSGVTACPNVLALEKAGYRNVRLYAGSWSDWISYEGNAIAVREE, encoded by the coding sequence ATGGAGGCTACCGTTACGAAACGCTGGCTGCTGGCAAGGCTCTATGAGCCGGAGCAGACGATTGTGGACTGCCGTTTCACGCTGGGTAAACCTGAAGCTGGCCGGGAGAGTTATGAACAGGAGCATATTCCGGGGGCAGTCTATCTCGATTTGGAGCTGGACCTGTCCAGCCCTGTTGAGGAACATGGTGGACGCCATCCATTGCCTGATCCACAACTGCTGGCTGCTCGTCTATCGAAACTAGGCATCGGAAACGATTCTCGCATTGTCGCCTATGACGATGAGAGCGGAATGAACGCTGCGCGGTTGTGGTGGCTGCTGCACTATTTAGGGCATGAACAAGTCTACATCCTCGAAGGCGGCTTTAGCACCTGGAAGGCAGAGAAATTCCCTGTCACGGATCATCAGCCGGTACGGGTACCAAGTTCGTTCCAGGCAAGCGTACAGCCACAGATGCTGGTTGACGTGGACAAGGTACGCCAGGTGTCTGCTAATATGGAGCCTTCGGCTTCTGCGGTCGGCCTCTCTGCGGTCCTGATCGATTCCCGTGCCCACGAACGCTTCCTGGGTCTGGAAGAAACCTTGGACAAGAAAGCCGGACATATCCCTGGTGCGTTCAACTTCTTCTGGAAAGAAACGCAGAATGAAGATGGAAGCTACAAAAGTGCCGAGGAATTGCAGGAGCATTTCTCCGAGCTGGACAAGGACGCTGAGATCATCGTCTACTGCGGCTCCGGTGTGACCGCCTGCCCGAATGTGCTGGCGCTGGAGAAGGCCGGGTACAGGAATGTGCGGCTGTATGCGGGAAGCTGGAGCGACTGGATTTCGTATGAGGGAAATGCAATTGCGGTTAGGGAAGAGTAA
- a CDS encoding glycosyltransferase family 4 protein has product MRWLVERGELEEVQRKLHDFAAPQKVKILLYLAKICYQYNDCITALNYAKQAYRIDVNNVQVHRRLASIHHRLGNITERLFFLKRINERFGRLYDNELANARDEIRHLHKQWKLDDDLCRIVHGSTIVHVWNKSFPSINGYTVRNAEIIKHQKEMGLHAVGVTKLGWPPADHCDSVQTDLNGIDMYRLYDPNPIELNKVPMSQYFRLYALRFAKLLEHLKPGIIHAASNFQNALPPLVVGRKLGIRTVYEVRGMWHYTQSSKTGGFEHSERYRLHEAYELTCCRLADRVVVISDSLKKLLIDLGIPSEKITVVYNGVNVNYFQPQPPCPELQQTLGLEGKLVVGFVGTLEKYEGLDYLLHALAILQEQRRDIKLIIVGDGPALPDLHILSVTLGLQREVSFVGAVPREQVRRFYSVMDIVPFPRTRAKVCELVTPLKPYEAMAMGKTVMVSDIPALREIVSDGNTGLMFQPENAASLAEAIASAQQHPYLGRKAREWVVEKRDWRNLIRGYVDVYNE; this is encoded by the coding sequence ATGCGATGGCTGGTCGAACGGGGAGAACTTGAAGAAGTACAGCGAAAATTGCATGATTTTGCGGCGCCTCAAAAGGTGAAAATCCTCCTCTATCTTGCGAAAATCTGCTATCAATACAATGATTGCATTACTGCATTGAACTATGCGAAACAAGCTTATCGCATCGACGTCAATAATGTGCAAGTGCACAGGCGGCTTGCGAGCATCCATCATCGACTCGGGAACATCACAGAACGGTTGTTTTTTCTGAAGCGGATTAATGAGCGGTTCGGCCGCCTCTATGACAATGAGCTGGCAAATGCGCGTGACGAAATCCGACATTTGCACAAACAATGGAAATTGGATGACGATTTGTGCCGTATCGTTCATGGCTCTACGATAGTCCACGTATGGAACAAATCCTTCCCGTCAATAAACGGTTATACCGTGAGAAATGCGGAAATCATTAAACACCAAAAGGAAATGGGACTGCATGCCGTCGGCGTTACGAAACTGGGATGGCCCCCGGCTGACCATTGCGATTCAGTCCAAACCGACCTTAACGGGATCGACATGTATCGCCTTTACGATCCGAACCCTATCGAGTTGAACAAGGTACCGATGAGCCAATATTTCCGGTTATATGCCCTTCGGTTCGCCAAATTACTCGAGCATCTGAAGCCGGGCATTATTCATGCGGCATCGAATTTTCAAAACGCTCTTCCTCCGCTTGTGGTAGGCCGTAAGCTTGGAATCCGGACGGTTTATGAAGTGAGAGGCATGTGGCATTATACCCAATCTTCAAAAACGGGAGGGTTTGAGCATTCGGAGCGGTATCGCTTACACGAAGCTTATGAATTGACCTGCTGCCGGCTTGCCGATCGGGTCGTTGTCATCAGCGATTCTTTAAAAAAACTTCTGATTGATCTGGGTATTCCTTCGGAGAAAATAACAGTTGTTTATAACGGGGTGAATGTCAACTATTTTCAACCGCAACCGCCCTGTCCCGAGTTGCAGCAGACCCTCGGTCTCGAGGGAAAACTCGTTGTCGGATTTGTTGGAACCTTGGAGAAGTACGAAGGACTGGACTATTTGCTTCACGCTCTGGCTATCCTGCAAGAGCAGCGAAGGGATATAAAGCTGATTATCGTCGGAGACGGACCCGCCTTGCCCGATTTGCATATACTGTCAGTGACACTTGGTCTGCAAAGAGAAGTCTCATTTGTCGGTGCGGTCCCACGTGAGCAGGTTAGGAGGTTTTACTCGGTCATGGATATCGTACCCTTTCCGCGAACGAGGGCGAAGGTTTGCGAGCTGGTGACACCACTGAAGCCATACGAAGCGATGGCAATGGGGAAAACCGTAATGGTCAGCGATATACCGGCCTTACGGGAAATAGTGTCGGACGGTAACACCGGCCTGATGTTTCAGCCGGAGAATGCCGCGTCGCTCGCGGAGGCGATAGCCAGTGCCCAGCAGCATCCCTACTTGGGAAGGAAAGCGAGGGAATGGGTGGTAGAAAAAAGGGACTGGCGCAACCTTATACGCGGCTATGTTGACGTCTACAACGAATAA